In Escherichia ruysiae, a genomic segment contains:
- the rnc gene encoding ribonuclease III, translated as MNPIVINRLQRKLGYTFNHQELLQQALTHRSASSKHNERLEFLGDSILSYVIANALYHRFPRVDEGDMSRMRATLVRGNTLAELAREFELGECLRLGPGELKSGGFRRESILADTVEALIGGVFLDSDIQTVEKLILNWYQTRLDEISPGDKQKDPKTRLQEYLQGRHLPLPTYLVVQVRGEAHDQEFTIHCQVSGLSEPVVGTGSSRRKAEQAAAEQALKKLELE; from the coding sequence ATGAACCCCATCGTAATTAATCGGCTTCAACGGAAGCTGGGCTACACTTTTAATCATCAGGAGCTGTTGCAGCAGGCATTAACCCATCGTAGTGCCAGCAGCAAACATAACGAGCGTTTAGAATTTTTAGGCGACTCTATTTTGAGCTACGTTATCGCCAATGCGCTGTATCACCGTTTCCCTCGTGTGGATGAAGGGGATATGAGCCGGATGCGCGCCACGCTGGTTCGTGGCAATACGCTGGCAGAACTGGCGCGTGAATTTGAGTTAGGTGAGTGCTTGCGTTTAGGGCCAGGTGAACTTAAAAGCGGTGGATTTCGTCGTGAGTCGATTCTTGCTGACACCGTTGAAGCATTAATTGGCGGCGTATTCCTCGACAGCGATATTCAGACCGTCGAGAAATTAATCCTTAACTGGTATCAAACCCGTCTGGACGAAATTAGCCCAGGCGATAAACAAAAAGATCCGAAAACGCGCTTGCAAGAATATTTGCAGGGGCGCCATCTGCCTCTGCCAACTTATCTGGTAGTTCAGGTACGTGGCGAAGCGCACGATCAGGAATTTACTATCCACTGCCAGGTTAGCGGCCTGAGCGAACCGGTGGTTGGCACAGGTTCAAGCCGTCGTAAGGCTGAACAGGCTGCCGCCGAACAGGCGTTGAAAAAACTGGAGCTGGAATGA
- the recO gene encoding DNA repair protein RecO, translating into MEGWQRAFVLHSRPWSETSLMLDVFTEESGRVRLVAKGARSKRSTLKGALQPFTPLLLRFGGRGEVKTLRSAEAVSLALPLSGVTLYSGLYINELLSRVLEYETRFSELFFDYLHCIQSLAGATGTPEPALRRFELALLGHLGYGVNFTHCAGSGEPVDDTMTYRYREEKGFIASVVIDNKTFTGRQLKALYEREFPDADTLRAAKRFTRMALKPYLGGKPLKSRELFRQFMPKRTVKTHND; encoded by the coding sequence ATGGAAGGCTGGCAGCGCGCATTTGTCCTGCATAGTCGCCCGTGGAGCGAAACCAGCCTGATGCTGGACGTCTTCACGGAGGAATCGGGACGCGTGCGTCTGGTTGCTAAAGGCGCACGTTCAAAACGTTCTACCCTGAAAGGCGCATTGCAGCCTTTCACGCCTCTCTTGCTACGCTTCGGTGGGCGCGGTGAAGTCAAAACTCTGCGCAGTGCCGAAGCTGTCTCACTGGCGCTGCCATTAAGTGGTGTTACGCTTTACAGCGGTCTGTACATCAACGAACTTCTCTCCCGCGTGCTGGAATACGAGACCCGCTTCTCGGAACTCTTTTTTGATTACTTGCACTGCATTCAGTCTCTGGCAGGTGCCACTGGTACGCCAGAACCGGCGTTGCGTCGCTTTGAGCTGGCGTTGTTGGGGCATCTGGGTTATGGCGTCAACTTTACCCATTGTGCGGGTAGCGGTGAGCCGGTAGATGACACCATGACGTATCGTTATCGCGAAGAAAAAGGATTTATCGCCAGCGTAGTTATCGACAATAAAACTTTCACCGGGAGGCAGTTGAAAGCGTTATACGAGCGGGAGTTTCCTGACGCCGACACATTGCGTGCCGCGAAACGCTTTACCCGCATGGCGCTTAAGCCTTATCTTGGCGGTAAACCTTT
- the era gene encoding GTPase Era, whose product MSIDKSYCGFIAIVGRPNVGKSTLLNKLLGQKISITSRKAQTTRHRIVGIHTEGAYQAIYVDTPGLHMEEKRAINRLMNKAASSSIGDVELVIFVVEGTRWTPDDEMVLNKLRDGKAPVILAVNKVDNVQEKADLLPHLQFLASQMNFLDIVPISAETGLNVDTIAAIVRKHLPEATHHFPEDYITDRSQRFMASEIIREKLMRFLGAELPYSVTVEIERFVSNERGGYDINGLILVEREGQKKMVIGNKGAKIKTIGIEARKDMQEMFEAPVHLELWVKVKSGWADDERALRSLGYVDDL is encoded by the coding sequence ATGAGCATCGATAAAAGTTACTGCGGATTTATTGCTATCGTCGGACGTCCGAACGTTGGCAAATCCACATTGCTGAACAAACTGTTGGGGCAGAAAATCTCCATCACTTCCCGCAAAGCGCAGACAACCCGTCACCGCATTGTGGGTATCCATACTGAAGGCGCGTATCAGGCGATCTACGTCGATACTCCGGGTCTGCATATGGAAGAAAAACGCGCCATTAACCGCCTGATGAACAAAGCGGCGAGCAGCTCCATTGGCGACGTTGAGCTGGTGATTTTTGTCGTTGAAGGCACCCGCTGGACGCCGGACGATGAAATGGTGCTCAATAAGCTGCGTGACGGTAAAGCGCCGGTGATCCTCGCGGTGAACAAAGTGGACAACGTGCAGGAGAAAGCCGATCTGCTGCCGCATCTGCAGTTCCTGGCAAGCCAGATGAATTTTCTTGATATCGTACCGATCTCTGCCGAAACCGGGCTGAATGTCGACACTATCGCAGCAATCGTGCGTAAGCATCTGCCTGAAGCGACCCATCACTTCCCGGAAGATTACATCACCGATCGCTCACAGCGTTTTATGGCGTCTGAAATCATCCGTGAAAAACTGATGCGTTTCCTCGGTGCTGAACTGCCGTACTCCGTGACCGTGGAGATCGAACGTTTCGTCTCTAACGAACGCGGCGGTTATGACATCAATGGTTTGATTCTCGTTGAGCGTGAAGGGCAGAAGAAGATGGTGATTGGCAACAAAGGGGCCAAGATCAAAACCATCGGGATTGAAGCGCGTAAAGACATGCAGGAAATGTTCGAAGCGCCTGTCCACCTTGAGCTGTGGGTGAAAGTGAAATCCGGCTGGGCCGATGACGAACGTGCGCTGCGTAGTCTCGGTTACGTTGACGATCTCTAA
- the lepB gene encoding signal peptidase I — protein MANMFALILVIATLVTGILWCVDKFFFAPKRRERQAAAQAAAGDSLDKATLKKVAPKPGWLETGASVFPVLAIVLIVRSFIYEPFQIPSGSMMPTLLIGDFILVEKFAYGIKDPIYQKTLIETGHPKRGDIVVFKYPEDPKLDYIKRAVGLPGDKVTYDPVAKEVTIQPGCSSGQACENALPVTYSNVEPSDFVQTFSRRNGGEATSGFFEVPKNETKENGIRLSERKETLGDVTHRILTVPIAQDQVGMYYQQPGQQLATWIVPPGQYFMMGDNRDNSADSRYWGFVPEANLVGRATAIWMSFDKQEGEWPTGVRLSRIGGIH, from the coding sequence ATGGCGAATATGTTTGCCCTGATTCTGGTGATTGCCACACTGGTGACGGGCATTTTGTGGTGCGTGGATAAATTCTTTTTCGCACCTAAACGGCGGGAACGTCAGGCAGCAGCACAAGCAGCTGCCGGGGACTCACTGGATAAAGCAACGCTGAAAAAAGTTGCGCCGAAGCCAGGTTGGCTCGAAACCGGCGCTTCTGTATTTCCGGTGCTGGCTATCGTATTGATTGTGCGTTCGTTTATTTATGAACCGTTCCAGATCCCGTCAGGTTCGATGATGCCGACTCTGTTAATCGGTGACTTTATTCTGGTAGAGAAGTTTGCTTACGGCATTAAAGATCCTATCTACCAGAAAACGCTGATCGAAACCGGTCATCCGAAACGTGGCGATATCGTGGTCTTTAAATACCCGGAAGATCCAAAGCTTGATTACATCAAGCGTGCGGTGGGTTTACCGGGCGATAAAGTCACTTACGATCCGGTTGCGAAAGAGGTGACTATTCAACCGGGATGCAGTTCCGGTCAGGCGTGTGAAAACGCGCTGCCGGTCACCTACTCAAACGTGGAACCGAGCGATTTCGTTCAGACCTTCTCGCGTCGTAACGGCGGGGAAGCAACCAGCGGATTCTTTGAGGTGCCGAAAAACGAAACCAAAGAAAATGGAATTCGTCTTTCTGAACGTAAAGAGACACTGGGCGATGTAACGCATCGTATCCTGACCGTGCCGATTGCGCAGGATCAGGTGGGGATGTATTACCAGCAGCCAGGACAACAACTGGCAACCTGGATTGTTCCGCCGGGCCAATACTTCATGATGGGTGACAACCGCGACAACAGCGCGGACAGCCGTTACTGGGGCTTTGTGCCGGAAGCGAATCTGGTCGGTCGGGCAACGGCTATCTGGATGAGTTTCGATAAGCAAGAAGGCGAATGGCCGACTGGTGTGCGCTTAAGTCGTATTGGCGGCATCCATTAA